The stretch of DNA CCCGTGCTGTTTGGATCTTAACCAAACACGAGTCATACTCTTGACCGAATGTGATACCCCGGATTTAAATCATGCCTTGAACCCCGGTAATTCTTCCTTTTGTGaggttaatttaattaattgggcttggttcttttaaataaatatatatttcctattcTAGCTTATCTAATTGTTAAGAAAGCCCAATTcgctaatttaattttttaagggATACCAATTGGGTCTTTTTCATCccttataataaattgaatatttaattggCCCAATCCTTGAAGAATCAAGCCTTATACtaattgaattaattctttatttggACATAGCCCATCCTTAATGTGAGAGCCCATGTTTCATTTAATCACCCTAATATTACATACTTTGTGTATGTATAGATTTTTGGGGATCCATATAAAAGCTCTCTAATAATAATTCTCCTagtcttcttctttctcctacaTGAGATTTACACTACTTTCTTCATCCTTAAAAACCCTACACACACCATCTTTCATCCTAGCAAGGTTTCAAGTAAGATTACTCTTTTAGGTTCTCTCATGCTTGGGTAAGTGCTAGTCCTTATTTAGATTGCATTTTATCCTACCATTTCTTAGtctttataagtttcttataattttctttGGGGTGTTCTTAGGTCAAGATGACCatggtggtgatggtgattGATGGATTGAGCTTAGGATTGGTGATTGTTTGTGGATTAataagcttcaagaggtaatcctctatgtctcactaaacctatcttcactcttgtatatatgtgtataatttGGTGtttgtggaatcctgtggatTATTCTTGGTTTTAGCCTATGTTTTGTTGGATTGTTGAGCCCATATTGTGGATCTTTGGatttgtgttcattatccttgaATCTTGATGTGTCTgagtatttgttgttatggattccatgtgttATTTGGCCTCTAAAATGTGCAATATGATCATATTCTGGGTACTAAAATGACCTATCGTGTATTTTGTTCTAAGTCTGGGTTCTGTGCCTTAGTATTGCACTTGCGATGCATTCCagtggtataatgtgtcccgctggggTATTTTGTATGTGTAATGGCGATGTGGTATGGCGGAGAGTGGCGCACCATTGGGGTGCCCCGCCCTCTCTCGCGGAATGGAGTGGCGGACCGGTGTGTTCCGCGAGGTCGTTCCGTCAGTGTGAGTGGAGTGAGTTGGCAGTCTGGTGTGTTCCGCCAAGTCGTTCCTCCAGTTCATTTTCCTTCTCTGTTCCAGTGGTTGTTTTGTGGTCTATTGACTCtgttgtttcacctttgattctgAAGTATATTCTAAATATGTTGTTGAGTATACTACCCTGATTGTTGAGTATTGATTCATGGTTGTTTGTCATTCATCTCGGATTATTGATTAAGTATTGTTGGTTAATTCTTTGGCTAATGTTCTGAGCATGTCCTGCATTCATATTCTGAATCTGAGTACTGTTGTGAGTAATTCTTTGGCTTCTCGAGTCTTGAGTACCCTTTGGGAGTGGTTATTCAAGCTATGGCTCTATATGTGTCTGTTATTATCGGAAAAGTtagttgggctttatgcctctatggtaatgggcttctatgcctctgtggttgggctttatgcctctgcGGTAATGGGCTTCTGTGCCTTtgtggttgggctttgtgcctctatggtaatgggcaccatgtgcctctgtggttgggctttatgcctctatGGTATGTCATTGGTGTTATGGTTTGGTGGTTTTGGTGAGGATCTTATTTTATGTTTCTTGGTTTGGGTCACTCTAAGTGAGTGATGTGAGGTTGTTGCTTGGTTGGTGTCACTTGAGTTGTTCAGTTGAGCTTGTGCTTTGGTTAAGTATCTTATTGTGGAAATGTGGTATTGTGGattcattctttgttattgGTTTCGTTTGAGGTGTCCTTGGTTTTTGATTCATTCAGCCTATTGTTGTTGAGTTATCTGGTTTTTAAATAAAGGATAATTTCATTggcgtatatattctatatgcgtgtgtaaaatctatttacaagctatgctatactattgtatttctcacgagtaTGAGTGGTGGATtgcttagcatttctttgctaatatttctaactgttttctaggtatggagtagattgtGCATGAGAGAGCGCTAACAGTAGATTGCTTACCCCGAATTTAAATCATGCCTTGAACCCCGGTAATTCTTCCTAGCGTAgggttatttttattaattgggcCCGGTTCctttaaatagaaatatatttCCTATTCTAGTTTATTCAATTGTTAAGAAAGCCCAATTCCCTAATTTAATTGTACAAGGGATGCCACTTCGGTCTTTCTCACCctttataataaattgaatattcaTTATGGCCCAATCTTTGAAAGATCAAACCTTGTACTAATTGAATTAATTCTTGAATTGGATCTAGTCCATCCCTTATGTAAGCCCATCATACTTTTAGTCACCCtaatattacatacatagtATATGTATAGATTTTGAGGATCCATATAAAAGCtctctaataataattgcccTAGCCTTTTATTTCTCCTACAAGAGATTCACACTATCTTCTTCATTCCTCAAAACCCTAAACACACCATTCTTCATCCCAGCAAGGTTGCAAGCAAGATTACTCTTTTAGGATATATTGTGCTTGGGTAAGTACTAGTCCCTATTTAGATTGCATTTCATCTTATAATTTCCCAGTCTTTCTATAAGCTTCTTATGGTTTTCTTTGGGTTTCTTGGGTCAAGATGACCAAGGTGGTGAAGGAGGTTTCATGGATTGAGCTTAGGATTGGTGGTTGCTTGTGGAACattaagcttcaagaggtaatcctccatgttacactaaaacctattttcactcttgaatatatgtatatgatttggtgttggGGAATCCTGTGAAATATCTTTGGTTTTAGCCTTGATTTGTTATATTGTTGAGCCTATATTCTGGAtctatggacttgtgttcattatccttcaATCTTGATGTGTAtgaatatttgttgttatggattccatgtattatttggccTCTGAAATGTGTAATCTAATGATATTCTGGGTACTGGAATGAGCTATCGAGTATTCTGTTCGAAGTCTGGGTTCGGTGTACTAGGGTTGCACTTGCGGTGCATTCCAAGCGGTATAATATGTCCCGCTGGGGTTGTCCGCAGGTGTACTAGTGGTGGAGTGTGGTGGAGAGGGACGCACCGTGGAGGTGTCCCGCCCTTTCTCGCGAAAAGGGGTGGTGGACCACGGCGCTCCGCCGGGTCTTTCCGTCAGTGGGAGTGGAGTGGAGTAGCGGTCTGGTGTGTTCCGCCAGTTAATTTTCCTTCTCTGTTCCAGTGGTTGTTTTGTGGTCTATTTACTCtgttgtttcacctttgattctgGAGTATGTTCTGAATGTATTGTTGAGCATGCTACCCTAATTGTTGAGTATTGGTTCATAATCGTTGGTCATATATCTTGGATTAATGATTGAGTATTATTGGTTTATCCTTTGCTTATTGTTCTGAGCATGTCCTGTGTTCATGTTCTGAATGTGAGTACTGTTGGTATGAGTATTTCCTTTGGGGATGAACCTGAGTTTGATGTGTTGAGACCTTGAGTCCTTGTGGGTAATTCTTTGGCTTCTTGAGTCTTGTGTACCCTTTGGAAGGTGGTTATCCGGGATATGCCTTTGCATGTGTTGGTTATTATGAGAAAAGTCGaatgggctttgtgcctctatGGTAATGTgcttttatgcctctgtggtcggGCTTTGTGCCTCTATGGTAATGGGCTTTGTGCCtatgtggttgggctttatgcctctatGGTGTGACATTGGTGTGATGGTTTGGTAttatggtttggtggttgtggtTTGGATCTTATCCTATATATCTTGGTTTGGGGTCACTCTAAGGGAGTGATGTGAGGTTGGTGACTGGTTGGTTTCACTTATGTGATTCAGTCTAGTCTTTGCTTTGGTTGAGTATCTTATTGTGGAACTCTTGTATTGTGGATTCATTCATTGTTAGTTGATTCAGTTCAGGTAtccttggtttgtgattcgttcagcctgttgttgttgagtcatctggtTTTTAAACAAAGGACAAGTTTCGTTggcgtatatattctatatgcatGTGTAAAATCTATTTGCAACCTATGCTATATTACTGTATTTCTCACAAGTGTGAGTGGTGGATTGCTTAGCATTTCTAGCTTATGCTTTAAGTTATTGCCTATCTCAGCTTGAAAATTTAGaggtgttacagttggtatcagagcctgtgttgaggtctaagtaggaaTCCTAGGGCTTGACaatttgagactctaggacttgatcagtagaaattaAGGTAAGACGTGACTTCTAGGATGTGTGAGAACTAGGACTCGCGGTGAGGATGCGCTCTAATTACTTGTATCTTATTTGTGCTTGCCTTACTTTGACTATTTGTACTGTCCGTGGCCGTGTGCTTACTTTTGAGTTATGCGAATTGGAAAGGCCGACCCATAGCACAAGTATCTTCTCCGTAAGCTCGAGTACTCCTTTGTAGCAACCATGGTGCGGCCTAGAAGACGCAAGGAAGTCCCCGACATTCCGTTTAGTGAGCAGCTGATGTAGAATCTCCAGCAGTTGACGCAGATCACACAGTTCCTGGGTAACGCGATGGTTAACAACAATCAGCGCGGGCAACTGGACATGGTTTGGAGGGTGGCAGGGAAGCACCCACCCTTCTTTGCGGGTCAGGAAGACCCCATGGTGCTTGAAAACTGGATTCACGCCTTCAACAAAATCCTGGAGGTGGTGGAGTGCCCGGAGGGGCGACGCGTCGAGATAGCCAGTTTCTATTTGCAGCAAGAGGCAGACCTCTGGTGGGTCCATGAAGACTCAGTGATGAGGCAAGAGCCCAAGTTCATATGGGAGTCCTTTAAGGGCAAGATGCGTGCTCACTTCTACCTAGTGCATGTGAAGGCGGTTATGCAGGAAGAGTTCTTGCACCTCAAACAGGGGTCCGGTTGGTGCAGGAATACCACAAGCGCTTCATGGAGTTAGCCTGTTTGGCCCCTGTGCTAGTTCCGACGGAGGAAAGTAAGACCGAGAAGTTCGTAGTCGGACTGAACTTGGACACTCGTATGGCACTGGTAGTGTTTAAGTTTCGTACCTTGAGTGAGGCATATAGTAGCGCAACGGACCACTATCGGGTGTTGTCCATTCGGCGGGGAGTGCAAGATCGGACAAAGAGCCTTGGTGAGGGCGGTGGTGTATCAAATTCCAAAAGGCATACGCCAGTTGGTCCCGGATTTGCGGGGAACTTCCATAAGGGCAGTGCTAGCGGTGGAGGCACGTCTCAACCCACGATGGGGCAGGGGACTAGAAGTGATGGGGTTAGAGAGCATCATTTTCGATGCAGGAGGTTCGGGAGAGATCATCTCGGGAGAGATTGCGGTGGGCACTTGGTCGAGTGCTACAGTTGTGGCCAGAGGGGTCATAGGGCATCTGAGTGCACATCTGGAAAAGGAGGATCGTCCAATCCTATACTGAATGCAACACAAGGAGCGCAGACTTCGACTCAGCCTCCGAAAGAGATTGAAGGTAAGAGCGGGAGCACACCTGGAGGTAGTCAGAGTGCCTAGGCTGGACCGCAGCGAAGGAGGATCTTTGTGATGGGCCGAACTCAAGCTGAAGCTAATGAGATGGACGGAGGTAACTCTCGAACTCATTCTCTAGTTGCATTGGCATGTAGATACTTTACTTGGGGtagttttaaattgtaaatagtCGGTTGGACCTTTAGCGAACCATAAGATTAGTTTGGGAATTCGAGTGACATTTAGGTTTTGGGTCTGGAAATTTATCCCTAATCGTGGGACAAAGAACGTTCATACAGCCAAGCTCAAAAGGTAACAATAGATGGAAGAACCAACAAGGTGCCAGCGTGGGAGCTCGAACCTAGGACATTGCGAAAAAAGCGAAAAATCAGACCATTTGACCACGTTAGCTTGTTGGTTTAGGAGCTCAAGATTTGATTTTTGTTCCAACCCGGAGGGTGCGTAGCGGTGCAGAGTGAGCACACGGAACAGGTCCTTCCGCAAGGAGGTTCCACGTGGCCTTGCAAAGCGGTGGGGCAGTTCAGGCCCTTCCGCGGAGTGGTTCCGCAAGTGTCTGCGGAGCAAGGTGGCGGTGAGCTGTAGTCCGTGAGGGTGTTCCGCAAATTTGAGGGCAGTTTcatattttcctttttccacTCAAATTAAAACCCTACCCTTCTTTTCCTGTTGATCTATCGACTTCCATTTTTCCGCCTCTACTCTCCGTAGCGGCGTGCAGACTTGTCCTCTCCATGGTaatgggctttgtgcctctagggtagggctttgtgcctctgtggtaatggcctttgtgcctctgtggttttgctttatgcctctgtggtgtGACATTGGTGTGATGGTTTGGTAttatggtttggtggttgtggtTTGGATCTTATCCTATGTATCTTGGTTTGGGGTCACTCTAAGGGAGTGATGTGAGGTTGGTGACTGGTTGGTTTCACTTATGTTATTCAGTCTAGTCTATGCTTTGGTTGAGTATCTTATTATGGAACTCTTGTATTGTGGATTCATTTGAGGTGTCCTTGCTTTGTGATTCGTTTAGcctgttgttgttgagtcattttgtttttaaacaaAGGACAAGTTTCGTTGGCGTATATATTCTATAGCATGTGTAAAAGCTATTTACAACATATGCTATATTActgtatttctcacgagtgtgagtggtaaattgcttagcatttctttgctaatatttctaaatgttttccaggtatggagtagattgagCCGTGAGAGCGCTAGCAGTAGATCTACTTCGCCTTATGACTTGCTTAGTGTTTTGTTGGGTTTACTTAGACTTTTCAGGCCTGCATGCCTTAGACTCTAGATATGTATTGACTTATTTAGTTTATGTTTACCCTTGAggattgatgagttttttttttttaacaagaaACCTCAAACTTTCATTGAAACATAAAACTGTCTGTACAGCAAGGTCCAAAAGTGACCATGCAAGTAGAACTATTTACAAGGATATCTAAAGAGATAAAGGCCTAAAAGGCTATAGCATGTGTACATTCCTCCATCTCAAATCCGAACTCTTCCTCATTCCACCAAACCTCCTCATACATGACATCAAAAATACAAGTTCCTTGCC from Ipomoea triloba cultivar NCNSP0323 chromosome 7, ASM357664v1 encodes:
- the LOC116024097 gene encoding uncharacterized protein LOC116024097 — encoded protein: MVNNNQRGQLDMVWRVAGKHPPFFAGQEDPMVLENWIHAFNKILEVVECPEGRRVEIASFYLQQEADLWWVHEDSVMRQEPKFIWESFKGKMRAHFYLVHVKAVMQEEFLHLKQGSVPTEESKTEKFVVGLNLDTRMALVVFKFRTLSEAYSSATDHYRVLSIRRGVQDRTKSLGEGGGVSNSKRHTPVGPGFAGNFHKGSASGGGTSQPTMGQGTRSDGVREHHFRCRRFGRDHLGRDCGGHLVECYSCGQRGHRASECTSGKGGSSNPILNATQGAQTSTQPPKEIEGKSGSTPGGSQSA